Proteins co-encoded in one Microcebus murinus isolate Inina chromosome 5, M.murinus_Inina_mat1.0, whole genome shotgun sequence genomic window:
- the FUT9 gene encoding 4-galactosyl-N-acetylglucosaminide 3-alpha-L-fucosyltransferase 9 gives MTSTSKGILRPFLIVCFILGCFMACLLIYIKPTNSWIFSPMESASSVLKMKNFFSTKTDYFNETTILVWVWPFGQTFDLTSCQAMFNIQGCHLTTDRSLYNKSHAVLIHHRDISWDLTNLPQQARPPFQKWIWMNLESPTHTPQKSGIEHLFNLTLTYRRDSDIQVPYGFLTVSTNPFVFEVPSKEKLVCWVVSNWNPEHARVKYYNELSKSIEIHTYGQAFGEYVNDKNLIPTISTCKFYLSFENSIHKDYITEKLYNAFLAGSVPVVLGPSRENYENYIPADSFIHVEDYNSPSELAKYLKEVDKNNKLYLSYFNWRKDFTVNLPRFWESHACLACDHVKRHQEYKSVGNLEKWFWN, from the coding sequence aTGACATCAACATCCAAAGGAATTCTCCGCCCATTTTTAATTGTCTGCTTTATTCTGGGCTGCTTCATGGCATGTCTGCTCATTTACATCAAGCCCACCAACAGCTGGATCTTCAGTCCAATGGAGTCAGCCAGCTCTgtgctgaaaatgaaaaatttcttctccaccaaaactgattattttaatgaaactaCTATTCTGGTGTGGGTGTGGCCATTCGGGCAGACCTTTGACCTTACATCTTGCCAAGCAATGTTCAATATCCAAGGATGCCATCTCACAACAGACCGTTCACTGTACAACAAGTCTCATGCAGTTTTGATCCATCACCGAGACATCAGTTGGGATCTGACTAATTTACCTCAGCAAGCTAGGCCACCCTTCCAGAAATGGATTTGGATGAATTTGGAATCACCAACTCACACGCCTCAAAAGAGTGGTATTGAGCACTTGTTCAACCTGACTCTGACTTACCGCCGTGACTCAGATATCCAAGTGCCTTATGGCTTCTTGACAGTGAGCACCAACCCCTTCGTGTTTGAAGTGCCAAGCAAAGAGAAGTTGGTGTGCTGGGTTGTAAGTAACTGGAACCCTGAGCATGCCAGGGTCAAGTATTACAATGAGCTAAGCAAAAGTATTGAGATCCATACCTACGGGCAAGCTTTTGGAGAATATGTCAATGATAAAAATTTGATTCCTACCATATCCACttgtaaattttatctttcctttgaaAACTCAATCCACAAAGATTACATCACAGAAAAGCTTTACAATGCTTTTCTGGCTGGCTCTGTACCTGTTGTACTGGGGCCATCTAGGGAAAACTATGAGAATTATATTCCagcagattcattcattcatgtggaAGATTATAACTCTCCCAGTGAGCTAGCAAAGTATCTGAAGGAAGTTGACAAAAACAATAAGTTATACCTTAGTTACTTTAACTGGAGGAAGGATTTCACTGTAAATCTTCCACGATTTTGGGAATCACATGCATGCTTGGCTTGTGATCATGTGAAAAGGCATCAAGAATATAAGTCTGTTGGTAATTTAGAGAAATGGttttggaattaa